One window from the genome of Anolis sagrei isolate rAnoSag1 chromosome 4, rAnoSag1.mat, whole genome shotgun sequence encodes:
- the LOC132772817 gene encoding epidermal retinol dehydrogenase 2-like, with protein sequence MKSMLRSLFDTIEVLLRFLYYSLEELILKFSCYKKNVAGKIVLITGSANGIGRELAIQFARLGSILVLWDIDEEGNNETGELAKANGALAVCAYRCDVGKREEIYAVAEQVRREVGDVDILINNAGILKGKTFLDLSDSDLEETLDVNTASHFWTCKAFLPAMVARNEGHLVTTASVSSLVGSNKLTATTASKYATFGFMEALAFELQDAGKKGIQTTIVCPYLVDTELITGAQTLREFFFPILDAGYVAKEMVDAILKEKLYLVLPSYARLLVLKIFFPKKIVYLLAEYLGLFRLFDHFRGEPKRGQKTKEN encoded by the exons ATGAAGTCTATGTTAAGATCTCTCTTCGACACCATTGAAGTTTTGCTTCGCTTTCTCTATTACAGTCTGGAGGAAttaattttaaagttttcttGTTATAAAAAAAATGTCGCTGGGAAAATAGTGCTTATTACGGGATCTGCAAATGGAATTGGAAGAGAGCTCGCAATACAGTTTGCACGTCTTGGTTCCATCCTTGTTCTCTGGGACATCGATGAAGAAGGTAACAATGAAACAGGAGAGCTTGCCAAAGCCAATGGGGCTCTAGCTGTTTGTGCCTACAGGTGTGACGttgggaaaagggaagaaatctATGCAGTAGCAGAACAG GTTAGAAGAGAAGTGGGAGATGTAGATATCCTAATCAACAATGCAGGTATCCTGAAAGGAAAGACTTTCCTTGATCTTTCTGACTCTGATTTGGAAGAAACACTAGATGTGAACACTGCATCTCATTTCTGG ACTTGCAAAGCCTTTCTTCCAGCCATGGTTGCCCGCAATGAAGGCCATTTGGTTACTACTGCAAGTGTATCATCATTAGTGGGGAGCAATAAACTAACAG CTACTACTGCAAGTAAATATGCAACATTTGGATTTATGGAAGCCCTTGCTTTTGAACTGCAAGATGCAGGAAAGAAAGGCATTCAAACCACCATTGTCTGTCCATATTTAGTGGACACAGAATTAATTACTGGGGCACAAACACT GAGGGAATTCTTTTTTCCTATCTTGGATGCAGGTTACGTTGCAAAGGAGATGGTGGATGCCATTCTGAAAGAGAAACTTTATCTTGTCTTGCCATCATATGCCCGACTCCTCGTTCTTAAAAT ATTTTTTCCTAAGAAAATAGTTTACCTTCTTGCAGAATATCTTGGTCTCTTCCGTCTTTTTGATCACTTCAGAGGTGAACCTAAAAGAGgacagaaaacaaaggaaaattgA